Proteins from one Clostridium cellulovorans 743B genomic window:
- the rplT gene encoding 50S ribosomal protein L20 has protein sequence MARVKRAMNSRKKHKKVLKLAKGYYGAKSKLFRTANETVIRALRNAYVGRRLKKRDFRKLWIARINAAARMNGLSYSRFMNGLKVAGIDMNRKMLSEIAIHDPKAFTELVAVAKANIK, from the coding sequence ATGGCTAGAGTTAAGAGAGCAATGAATTCTCGTAAAAAACATAAAAAAGTATTAAAACTTGCTAAAGGATACTATGGTGCTAAGAGCAAGTTATTTAGAACTGCTAATGAAACAGTTATCAGAGCATTAAGAAATGCTTATGTTGGTAGAAGATTAAAGAAGAGAGATTTCAGAAAATTATGGATTGCTAGAATAAATGCAGCAGCAAGAATGAACGGTCTTTCTTATTCAAGATTTATGAATGGATTAAAAGTTGCTGGTATCGATATGAACAGAAAAATGTTATCAGAAATCGCTATCCACGATCCAAAAGCATTCACAGAATTAGTAGCAGTTGCTAAAGCTAACATAAAATAA
- the gatB gene encoding Asp-tRNA(Asn)/Glu-tRNA(Gln) amidotransferase subunit GatB has protein sequence MAFETVIGLEIHAELKTNTKIFCSCSTEFGTAPNTNTCPICLGIPGTLPVVNEEVVNLAIKAGTALNCTINKLNKMDRKNYFYPDLSKNYQTSQFDIPICSGGHVIINVNGTEKKVNLNRIHIEEDAGKLVHDDVNGVSFIDYNRVGVPLIEMVSEPDMRSPEEAVEFLRTVRSILQYAEVSDCRMEQGSIRCDANISIREVGSNVLNTKVELKNINSFKELQKALEKEQKRQLELYTYHEEYKIKQETRRWDAGKGKTIPMRSKEDAHDYRYFPEPDLAPIIIKEEEISAIESTLPEMPSAKKARFLKDYGITEKEIAIIIDDKNLSSFYEETVNLGANPKTTANWVLGDLLRLLKGVDDEEGISSIPVAPQGLVDLIKLIEGGKISNTVAKEVFEEMFTTNKSPNEIVEAKGLSQISDNSALEKIIIEVLDSNTDSVESYASGNTKVAGFLMGQVMKLSGGKANPKAAKELMDQKLKERCN, from the coding sequence ATGGCTTTTGAAACTGTCATAGGTCTTGAAATACATGCAGAACTTAAAACTAACACTAAGATTTTCTGTTCTTGTTCTACAGAATTTGGTACTGCTCCTAATACGAATACTTGCCCAATATGTTTAGGTATACCTGGAACATTACCTGTTGTTAATGAAGAAGTTGTTAATTTAGCAATTAAAGCTGGTACTGCATTAAATTGTACTATAAATAAATTAAACAAAATGGATAGAAAAAACTATTTCTACCCTGACCTATCAAAGAACTATCAAACTTCCCAATTTGATATACCTATATGTTCTGGAGGTCATGTAATAATAAACGTAAACGGTACGGAGAAAAAAGTTAACTTAAATAGAATCCACATCGAAGAGGACGCAGGAAAGCTTGTGCACGATGATGTTAACGGCGTTTCTTTCATCGACTACAACCGTGTTGGAGTACCTCTAATAGAAATGGTTAGTGAACCAGATATGCGTTCTCCAGAAGAAGCTGTAGAATTCCTTAGAACAGTTAGATCAATACTTCAATATGCTGAGGTTTCCGACTGTAGAATGGAACAAGGTTCTATAAGATGTGACGCCAACATCTCAATAAGAGAAGTAGGTTCTAATGTTCTTAATACAAAAGTTGAGCTTAAAAACATCAACTCCTTTAAAGAACTCCAAAAGGCATTAGAAAAAGAACAAAAACGTCAACTAGAGCTTTATACATATCACGAAGAGTATAAAATAAAGCAAGAAACAAGAAGATGGGATGCTGGTAAAGGTAAGACTATTCCTATGAGAAGCAAAGAAGATGCTCACGATTACAGATACTTCCCTGAACCTGATCTTGCTCCTATAATAATAAAGGAAGAAGAAATATCTGCTATTGAAAGTACTCTACCAGAAATGCCAAGTGCTAAAAAAGCTAGATTCCTTAAAGATTATGGAATTACGGAAAAAGAAATTGCTATTATCATTGATGATAAGAATCTATCTTCTTTCTATGAAGAAACAGTTAATCTTGGAGCAAATCCAAAAACCACTGCAAATTGGGTATTAGGTGACTTATTAAGATTACTTAAAGGTGTAGATGACGAAGAAGGTATATCTTCTATACCTGTAGCTCCACAAGGACTTGTAGACTTAATAAAATTAATAGAAGGTGGAAAAATAAGCAATACTGTTGCTAAAGAAGTTTTTGAAGAAATGTTTACTACTAATAAATCACCAAATGAAATAGTAGAAGCAAAGGGACTTTCTCAAATCAGTGATAATTCAGCTCTTGAAAAAATAATAATAGAAGTTCTTGATTCAAACACAGATTCCGTTGAAAGCTACGCTAGCGGAAATACTAAAGTTGCTGGTTTCTTAATGGGCCAAGTAATGAAATTATCTGGTGGAAAAGCTAATCCAAAAGCTGCTAAAGAACTTATGGATCAAAAGTTAAAAGAAAGATGTAATTAG
- the gatA gene encoding Asp-tRNA(Asn)/Glu-tRNA(Gln) amidotransferase subunit GatA: MNIETMSAEEIRRGIIDKLFTAKEIVTLLFDRIKAVEPKVNAYITICEEAALKRAEEIDEKVKTGEPLGKLAGVPIAIKDNICTDGIKTTCASKMLEDFVPPYNATVINKLLKEDAIIIGKLNMDEFAMGSSTENSAFKNTCNPWDLTRVPGGSSGGSAAAVAAGIAPISLGSDTGGSIRQPAAFCGVVGLKPTYGLVSRFGLIAFGSSLDQIGPLSKTVSDSVLALEVIEGDDDLDSTTYKDYVKKDYFSTLKDGVAGMKVGVPKEFFQSGLDPEINEAINNAIDKLKSLGAIVEEISLPITSEGLSAYYIISSAEASSNLARFDGVRYGYRPNEFADVDELMLKSRTEAFGREVKRRIMLGTYALSSGYYDAYYNRAHKLKKKIKDEFIETFKKYDLIISPVTPTPAFKIGENSGDPLKMYLEDIYTINLNLAGLPAMSLPCAMSKSGLPIGIQLIGAHFAEETIFKAAYALEQELKIETTAKGL, encoded by the coding sequence ATGAATATAGAAACTATGAGTGCAGAAGAAATAAGAAGAGGTATAATCGACAAGCTTTTTACAGCTAAAGAAATAGTTACCCTATTATTTGATAGAATAAAGGCTGTCGAACCAAAGGTTAATGCTTATATTACCATTTGTGAAGAAGCTGCTTTAAAAAGAGCTGAAGAAATTGATGAAAAAGTTAAAACTGGTGAGCCACTAGGAAAACTTGCTGGAGTTCCAATTGCAATAAAGGATAATATATGTACTGACGGCATAAAAACTACTTGTGCTTCAAAAATGCTTGAAGATTTTGTGCCTCCATACAATGCAACTGTTATAAATAAACTTTTAAAAGAAGATGCCATAATCATCGGTAAATTAAACATGGATGAGTTCGCTATGGGATCCTCAACAGAAAATTCTGCTTTCAAAAACACTTGCAATCCATGGGATTTAACTAGAGTTCCTGGCGGATCGTCAGGTGGTTCAGCAGCTGCAGTAGCTGCAGGTATAGCACCTATATCTTTAGGTTCTGATACTGGTGGATCTATAAGACAACCAGCTGCTTTCTGTGGTGTTGTAGGATTAAAACCAACTTATGGTCTTGTATCAAGATTTGGATTAATAGCTTTTGGATCATCTCTTGATCAAATAGGACCTCTTTCAAAAACTGTTAGCGATTCCGTTTTAGCTCTTGAAGTAATTGAAGGAGATGACGATTTAGATAGTACAACATATAAAGATTACGTGAAAAAAGATTATTTCAGCACTTTAAAAGATGGCGTAGCTGGAATGAAAGTCGGCGTACCTAAGGAATTTTTCCAAAGTGGCTTAGACCCTGAAATCAATGAAGCTATTAATAATGCTATAGATAAATTAAAATCTCTTGGAGCAATAGTTGAAGAAATCTCTCTTCCCATAACTTCAGAAGGTCTTTCTGCTTATTATATTATTTCTTCTGCTGAAGCAAGCTCAAACCTTGCTAGATTTGACGGAGTAAGATATGGTTACAGACCAAATGAATTTGCGGATGTGGATGAATTAATGCTTAAATCTAGAACTGAAGCCTTCGGAAGAGAAGTTAAAAGAAGAATTATGCTTGGAACTTATGCCCTATCCTCTGGATATTATGATGCTTATTATAACAGAGCACACAAACTTAAAAAGAAAATTAAGGATGAGTTTATCGAAACCTTTAAGAAATATGATTTGATTATCAGCCCTGTTACCCCTACCCCAGCCTTTAAAATAGGTGAAAATAGTGGTGACCCATTAAAAATGTATCTTGAAGATATATATACAATTAACCTAAACCTTGCAGGTCTTCCAGCAATGTCATTACCTTGTGCTATGAGCAAATCTGGTCTTCCAATAGGTATTCAGTTGATTGGAGCACATTTTGCAGAAGAAACTATTTTCAAGGCTGCTTATGCCCTTGAGCAAGAATTAAAAATCGAAACAACTGCAAAAGGATTATAG
- the rpmI gene encoding 50S ribosomal protein L35, which yields MPKMKTHRGAAKRFKKTGTGKLKRAKAFKSHILTKKSSKRKRNLRKAGYVSVAQEKAMKKLLPYL from the coding sequence ATGCCAAAAATGAAAACTCATAGAGGTGCAGCTAAAAGATTTAAGAAAACAGGTACAGGAAAACTTAAGAGAGCTAAAGCTTTCAAGAGCCATATATTAACTAAAAAGAGCTCAAAAAGAAAGAGAAACTTAAGAAAAGCTGGATATGTTTCAGTAGCTCAAGAAAAAGCAATGAAAAAATTATTACCATACCTATAA
- the infC gene encoding translation initiation factor IF-3, producing MAIIKNNKYIANEQIKAKELRVMTDDGEQLGIISFNEALEKAEEKELDLVLIAPTANPPVAKIMNLNKFIYEQSKKEKLAKKNQKVIEIKEIRLSATIEDHDIEIKANRASKFLADGDKVKVTVRFRGREADYAFKGNDVLDIFVSKIDSEVYIVEKKAKLEGRNMTMVLAPKKA from the coding sequence GTGGCTATTATAAAAAATAATAAGTATATTGCAAATGAGCAAATCAAAGCCAAAGAGTTAAGAGTTATGACTGATGATGGTGAACAACTTGGAATAATAAGCTTTAATGAAGCTTTAGAAAAAGCTGAAGAAAAGGAATTAGACTTAGTGTTGATTGCTCCTACAGCAAATCCACCGGTTGCTAAGATTATGAATTTGAATAAATTCATATATGAGCAATCAAAAAAAGAAAAATTAGCTAAAAAGAATCAGAAAGTCATAGAGATCAAAGAGATTAGACTTAGTGCTACTATAGAAGATCATGACATTGAAATTAAGGCCAATAGAGCATCAAAGTTTCTTGCTGATGGAGACAAAGTAAAAGTTACAGTGAGATTCAGAGGAAGAGAAGCGGATTATGCTTTCAAAGGCAATGATGTATTAGATATCTTTGTTTCTAAAATAGATTCTGAAGTATATATAGTAGAAAAGAAAGCAAAATTGGAAGGAAGGAACATGACAATGGTTCTTGCTCCTAAGAAAGCTTAA
- the gatC gene encoding Asp-tRNA(Asn)/Glu-tRNA(Gln) amidotransferase subunit GatC translates to MDINVDTVRYIANLAKLEFTEEEALKLAKEFEGILTHFESIDKFDLSDIKVDIFSDDLKPILRKDEVSYFEDKKKLFSNAKSMKDSAIMVPKIIE, encoded by the coding sequence ATGGATATAAATGTTGATACTGTAAGATACATTGCAAACCTTGCTAAATTAGAATTTACAGAAGAAGAAGCTTTAAAGCTTGCAAAGGAGTTTGAAGGAATTCTTACTCACTTTGAATCAATAGATAAGTTTGATTTAAGTGATATCAAAGTTGATATTTTTTCAGATGATTTAAAACCTATTTTAAGAAAAGATGAAGTTTCTTATTTTGAAGACAAAAAGAAATTATTCTCTAATGCTAAGTCCATGAAAGATAGTGCTATCATGGTTCCAAAAATTATCGAGTAG
- the aspS gene encoding aspartate--tRNA(Asn) ligase — MQRTYVCDIEKKAEVNILVKGWVHKIHDLGQISFVHLRDKTGIVQLILDKETSKDLKLEMAIEVCGKTVLNEKAPGGIEVLPDDIKVVGKTFYETLPIEVNAYKQKASLEKQLDNRCLSLKAPKTRAIFKVQEEIANAFRNFLTAQRFSEVRTPKIISSSTEGGSEMFTVDYFGRRAFLTQSPQFYKQMMVGAGFERVFEIGFAYRAELHNTWRHLNEYVSLDVEMGFIEDENELMDLEEALINHIYDHLRKTCARELEIFKVELPEKVEIPRMPLPEAQEILLDKFNLRSPVGNISAEGEVVLSDYIKKTYGSDFVFLTHYPVSKRPMYAMPDPENPELTKSFDLIFKGLEITTGGQRINDYEMLKENIKKFKLNPDDFAFYLDNFKYGMPPHGGFAIGLERITLKILNLDNIREATLITRDMKRLEP; from the coding sequence ATGCAAAGAACATATGTATGCGACATAGAAAAAAAAGCTGAAGTTAATATTCTTGTTAAGGGATGGGTACACAAAATCCACGATCTTGGTCAAATAAGTTTTGTGCATCTTAGAGATAAAACTGGCATAGTTCAATTGATTTTAGATAAAGAAACTTCAAAAGATTTAAAGCTTGAAATGGCTATAGAAGTTTGTGGTAAAACAGTTCTTAATGAAAAAGCACCTGGTGGAATAGAAGTATTACCAGATGACATAAAAGTTGTAGGGAAAACTTTCTACGAAACACTTCCTATAGAAGTTAATGCTTATAAGCAAAAAGCATCTCTTGAAAAACAATTAGATAATAGATGTTTAAGCCTTAAAGCCCCTAAAACTAGAGCTATTTTTAAAGTCCAAGAAGAAATTGCTAATGCTTTTAGAAACTTTTTAACTGCTCAAAGATTTTCTGAGGTTCGTACACCAAAAATAATTTCTTCAAGTACAGAAGGTGGTTCAGAAATGTTCACCGTTGATTATTTCGGTAGACGTGCTTTTTTAACTCAAAGCCCTCAATTCTACAAACAAATGATGGTTGGTGCAGGCTTTGAAAGAGTTTTTGAAATTGGTTTTGCATACAGAGCAGAACTTCACAACACTTGGAGACATTTAAATGAATATGTAAGTTTAGACGTGGAAATGGGCTTTATTGAAGATGAAAATGAATTAATGGATCTTGAAGAAGCTTTAATTAACCATATTTATGACCACTTAAGAAAAACTTGTGCAAGAGAACTTGAAATATTCAAAGTTGAATTACCTGAAAAAGTTGAAATCCCAAGAATGCCTCTACCAGAAGCTCAAGAAATACTTCTTGATAAATTTAACTTAAGATCCCCTGTTGGAAACATCAGCGCTGAAGGCGAAGTAGTTCTTTCTGATTATATTAAAAAAACTTACGGTAGCGATTTTGTTTTCTTAACACATTATCCTGTGTCAAAGAGACCAATGTATGCAATGCCTGATCCTGAAAACCCTGAGCTTACAAAAAGCTTTGATTTAATCTTTAAAGGACTAGAAATTACAACTGGTGGTCAAAGAATCAACGATTATGAAATGCTTAAAGAAAACATCAAGAAATTCAAATTGAATCCTGATGATTTTGCTTTCTATCTTGATAACTTTAAATATGGAATGCCTCCTCACGGTGGTTTTGCAATAGGTCTTGAAAGAATAACCCTTAAGATATTAAACCTTGACAATATTAGAGAAGCAACTTTAATAACTAGAGATATGAAGAGACTTGAGCCATAA
- the thrS gene encoding threonine--tRNA ligase, translated as MLKVSLKDGSIVEVEEGKKIIEVAKQLSSSLAKAALAGRIDGEVKDLMTEINKDCSLEILTFDDEEGRSTLRHTASHILAQAVKRLYPNVKLAIGPSIENGFYYDFDADFPITPELLEKIEKEMNKIIKENLKLEKFELPREEAIKYMEEKQELYKVKLIEDLPLDAVISFYTQGEFTDLCAGPHVIGTGMVKAVKLTSVAGAYWRGDVNNKSLQRIYGTAFTKKQDLDDYLNMLEEAKKRDHRKLGKELELFTLLEEGPGFPFFLPKGMIVRNSLEDYWRVIHKKAGYQEIKTPIILSEELWHQSGHWDHYKENMYFTSIDEKPFAVKPMNCPGSILAYKNALHSYRELPLRLAELGLVHRHELSGALHGLMRVRCFTQDDAHIFMTKDQITDELLDLIKLIDDFYKNFGFEYFVELSTRPENSMGSDEDWELATNGLRTALDKAGLSYKINEGDGAFYGPKIDFHLRDSIGRTWQCGTIQLDFQLPERFDIDYIGPDGEKHRPVMVHRVVFGSIERFIGILIEHFAGAFPAWLAPVQVKVMNITDSSKGYVEEIARVLEEKGIRVESDLRNEKIGYKIREAQLQKIPYMIVIGEKEMNEKTIAVRSRKDGDIGTMSIEEFSNKLLEEIKSKAI; from the coding sequence ATGTTAAAGGTTTCTTTGAAAGATGGAAGTATCGTTGAAGTAGAAGAAGGAAAAAAAATAATTGAAGTTGCAAAGCAATTAAGTTCAAGCTTAGCTAAAGCTGCTTTAGCTGGAAGAATTGATGGAGAAGTTAAAGATCTTATGACTGAGATCAATAAAGATTGTTCCCTTGAGATATTAACTTTTGATGATGAGGAAGGAAGAAGCACATTAAGACATACAGCTTCACATATTCTTGCACAAGCTGTGAAAAGATTATATCCAAATGTAAAACTTGCTATAGGGCCTTCTATAGAGAATGGTTTTTATTATGATTTTGATGCGGATTTTCCTATAACTCCAGAACTTCTTGAAAAAATAGAAAAAGAAATGAATAAAATCATAAAAGAAAACCTAAAGTTAGAAAAATTTGAGCTTCCAAGAGAAGAAGCTATAAAGTATATGGAAGAAAAGCAAGAACTATACAAGGTGAAACTTATTGAAGATCTTCCACTTGATGCAGTAATTTCTTTCTATACTCAAGGAGAATTTACTGATCTATGTGCTGGTCCTCACGTAATAGGAACAGGTATGGTTAAAGCTGTTAAGCTTACATCAGTTGCAGGAGCTTATTGGAGAGGTGATGTTAACAATAAGAGTCTTCAAAGAATATATGGTACAGCTTTTACTAAGAAACAAGATTTAGATGATTATTTAAATATGCTTGAAGAAGCTAAAAAAAGAGATCATAGAAAACTTGGAAAAGAACTAGAATTATTTACTTTACTTGAGGAAGGTCCAGGATTTCCATTCTTCCTTCCAAAGGGAATGATAGTAAGGAATTCTTTAGAGGATTACTGGAGAGTAATTCATAAGAAAGCTGGATATCAAGAAATTAAAACTCCAATTATCTTAAGTGAAGAGTTATGGCATCAATCTGGACATTGGGATCATTATAAAGAAAATATGTATTTTACATCAATAGATGAAAAGCCTTTTGCTGTAAAACCTATGAACTGCCCAGGATCAATTTTAGCATACAAAAATGCATTACATTCATATAGAGAACTTCCTTTAAGATTAGCAGAACTAGGACTTGTTCATAGACATGAATTATCAGGTGCTCTTCATGGTTTAATGAGAGTAAGATGCTTTACTCAAGATGATGCTCATATATTTATGACTAAGGATCAAATAACTGATGAATTATTGGATCTTATAAAATTAATTGATGATTTCTATAAGAATTTTGGTTTTGAATATTTTGTTGAACTTTCTACAAGACCAGAAAACTCAATGGGAAGTGATGAAGATTGGGAATTAGCTACAAATGGTTTAAGAACAGCTTTAGATAAGGCAGGACTTTCATATAAAATAAATGAAGGTGATGGAGCGTTCTATGGACCTAAAATAGACTTCCACTTAAGAGATAGTATCGGAAGAACATGGCAATGTGGAACAATACAATTAGACTTCCAATTACCAGAAAGATTTGATATAGATTATATCGGACCTGATGGAGAAAAACATAGACCTGTAATGGTACATAGAGTTGTTTTTGGAAGTATCGAAAGATTTATTGGTATACTAATAGAACATTTTGCTGGAGCTTTCCCAGCTTGGCTTGCACCAGTTCAGGTTAAGGTAATGAATATAACTGATTCAAGTAAAGGTTACGTAGAAGAAATTGCAAGGGTTCTAGAAGAAAAAGGAATCAGGGTTGAAAGTGATTTAAGAAATGAAAAGATAGGATATAAGATAAGAGAAGCTCAACTTCAAAAGATTCCATATATGATCGTTATTGGTGAAAAAGAAATGAACGAGAAAACTATAGCTGTAAGAAGTAGAAAAGATGGAGATATAGGAACTATGTCCATTGAAGAATTCAGCAATAAATTATTAGAAGAGATAAAATCAAAAGCAATCTAG
- a CDS encoding TrkH family potassium uptake protein has translation MDLLKRKKVVMTPVQILSLGFALTILTGAVILTLPISSVNGTATNFIDSLFTATSAVCVTGLTTLDTASHWSYFGKTIIMFLIETGGLGFMSFTTLYALIIGRRISMRERMIMKEALNAESMAGIVRLVKYVIIFTVSVQIIGALLLMTQFIPDYGVGEGIYFGIFHSVSAFCNAGFDLTGASLIPYNNNPVVILTISALIIIGGLGFAIWMEIYNFKTMKKLSLHAKFAIAVTLILLILGMIMMYIFDFAINQAYKDMSLPTKILNAFFASVTPRTAGFFSVPTVTMSHAAIAITIILMFIGGSPGSTAGGLKTTTIGLLVMTVISMLRGREDTEIFKKRINKMQVYKAFTILFIAFGVIFIGTLLLSIAEGEKVVGGITMNLEHYLYEIVSAYGTVGLTLNLTPTLTAPGKIIVMFAMYIGRVGILTFIFSMLRRNKKDDYGLKYPEDKIVIG, from the coding sequence GTGGACTTACTTAAACGTAAAAAAGTAGTTATGACTCCTGTTCAAATACTATCTTTAGGTTTTGCATTAACAATATTAACAGGAGCTGTAATACTGACATTACCTATATCAAGTGTAAACGGCACAGCTACAAATTTTATAGATAGTTTATTTACAGCAACTTCTGCTGTATGTGTTACAGGACTTACTACCTTAGATACTGCTAGTCATTGGAGTTATTTCGGAAAAACTATAATTATGTTTCTTATTGAAACGGGTGGATTAGGATTTATGTCTTTTACTACCTTATATGCTTTGATTATAGGCAGAAGAATATCTATGAGAGAACGAATGATAATGAAGGAAGCTTTAAACGCGGAAAGCATGGCTGGGATTGTTAGGCTAGTTAAATACGTAATAATCTTTACGGTTTCTGTTCAGATCATTGGAGCACTACTTTTAATGACACAGTTCATACCGGACTATGGTGTGGGTGAAGGTATTTATTTTGGAATTTTTCATTCTGTTTCTGCTTTTTGCAATGCTGGATTTGATTTAACTGGAGCGAGTTTAATCCCTTATAACAATAATCCCGTTGTTATATTAACTATAAGTGCACTTATAATAATAGGGGGACTTGGTTTTGCAATTTGGATGGAAATATATAACTTTAAGACTATGAAAAAATTATCACTACATGCGAAATTTGCAATTGCTGTAACCTTAATACTTTTAATCCTTGGTATGATTATGATGTACATATTTGATTTTGCAATAAATCAAGCTTATAAGGATATGAGTTTACCTACAAAAATTTTAAATGCTTTTTTTGCATCTGTAACACCGAGAACTGCAGGATTTTTCTCAGTACCAACTGTTACTATGTCTCATGCTGCCATAGCAATAACTATTATATTAATGTTTATCGGAGGATCACCTGGTTCTACTGCTGGTGGTTTAAAAACTACAACCATAGGACTTTTGGTGATGACTGTTATTTCTATGCTTAGAGGTAGAGAAGACACGGAAATATTTAAAAAGAGAATAAATAAGATGCAGGTGTATAAAGCCTTTACTATATTATTTATAGCCTTTGGAGTGATATTTATAGGTACCTTATTACTTTCTATAGCAGAGGGGGAAAAAGTGGTAGGCGGTATAACTATGAATCTTGAACATTATTTATATGAAATTGTATCAGCTTATGGAACTGTAGGATTGACTCTTAATTTAACACCAACACTTACAGCGCCAGGAAAGATTATAGTAATGTTTGCTATGTATATAGGAAGAGTAGGGATACTAACGTTTATTTTTTCTATGCTTAGAAGAAATAAAAAAGATGACTATGGATTAAAGTATCCTGAAGACAAAATTGTAATTGGATAG
- a CDS encoding potassium channel family protein has product MGKKQFVVVGLGIFGFSVATNLYELGHEVLAIDKDEEIVHLIQDQVTQSVICDTQDEENLKALGVRNFDVAVVAIGSNIQSSIMTTLLLKEMGVKYIVAKANDDTHARVLKKIGADKVISPEKDMGKRVAHNLISSNVLDYVELSADYSIVEIAARKSWIGKTLAQLNLRAQYGINVMAIKKGTDLNITPSPNEVIEAEDIFVAIGSNEVTEVDFLKE; this is encoded by the coding sequence ATGGGTAAAAAACAATTTGTTGTAGTTGGGCTTGGAATATTTGGTTTTTCTGTTGCTACGAATTTATATGAATTAGGGCATGAAGTGTTAGCAATAGATAAAGATGAAGAAATTGTGCATTTGATTCAGGATCAAGTTACACAGTCAGTAATCTGTGATACACAGGATGAAGAAAATTTAAAAGCTCTTGGGGTTAGAAATTTTGATGTAGCAGTTGTGGCTATAGGTAGTAATATTCAATCTAGTATTATGACTACATTACTTTTAAAAGAAATGGGAGTTAAATATATAGTAGCTAAGGCAAATGATGATACTCATGCTAGGGTTTTGAAAAAGATTGGAGCAGATAAAGTCATTTCACCAGAAAAGGATATGGGGAAACGTGTGGCACATAATCTTATATCATCAAATGTATTAGACTATGTGGAATTATCTGCAGATTATAGCATAGTAGAAATTGCAGCTCGAAAAAGTTGGATAGGCAAGACTTTAGCCCAATTAAATCTTAGAGCTCAATACGGGATTAATGTAATGGCGATAAAAAAGGGAACAGACCTTAATATAACTCCTTCGCCTAATGAAGTAATAGAAGCTGAGGATATTTTCGTTGCTATTGGAAGTAATGAAGTGACAGAGGTAGATTTTTTAAAAGAGTAA
- a CDS encoding TrmH family RNA methyltransferase, with protein sequence MEKILSKDNNLIKETRKLKEKKYRIEKGLFLVEGFRFVEEAVKSSFIIKSIFIDEKALEKLSDYNIETERIHANIYIIPSQIFKTISTTETPQGIIAVVENKEFAVKNEKGFYIYADKVQDPGNMGTIIRTAHASGALGVIYSQGTVDIYNEKTLRSTMGSIFRIPVILDKDMNKLKELKAQGFKLIVSSLDTNKNFFDVDLSQMSIIAVGNEGNGVSDELYNLSDEKVKIPMPGGAESLNVAVAASIMAFEAVRQTFK encoded by the coding sequence ATGGAAAAAATACTAAGCAAAGATAACAATTTGATTAAGGAAACAAGAAAGCTTAAGGAGAAAAAATATAGAATTGAAAAAGGGCTATTCTTAGTTGAAGGATTTAGATTTGTAGAAGAAGCTGTAAAATCTTCTTTTATAATAAAAAGTATATTCATTGATGAGAAGGCTTTAGAAAAATTAAGTGATTATAATATAGAAACCGAGAGAATACACGCTAATATATATATTATTCCATCACAAATCTTTAAGACAATTTCTACAACAGAAACTCCTCAAGGAATTATAGCAGTGGTAGAAAATAAAGAATTTGCTGTGAAGAATGAAAAAGGTTTTTATATATACGCAGATAAGGTTCAAGACCCTGGAAATATGGGTACAATTATTAGGACTGCCCATGCTAGTGGTGCTTTAGGAGTAATTTATAGTCAGGGTACAGTAGATATATATAATGAAAAAACTTTAAGGTCTACCATGGGTTCTATATTTAGGATTCCAGTAATTTTAGATAAAGATATGAATAAGCTTAAAGAATTGAAAGCCCAAGGTTTTAAACTAATTGTAAGTTCTTTAGATACGAACAAAAACTTTTTTGATGTAGATTTATCTCAAATGTCTATTATCGCAGTAGGCAACGAAGGTAATGGTGTCTCAGATGAATTATATAATTTATCTGATGAGAAGGTGAAAATACCTATGCCAGGCGGTGCAGAATCATTAAATGTTGCTGTAGCAGCATCAATCATGGCTTTTGAAGCAGTGAGACAAACTTTTAAATAG